The following coding sequences are from one Helicobacter sp. 12S02232-10 window:
- a CDS encoding DUF6394 family protein, which produces MDWGKVIFIFFSLGSLTSTAGFLWDPNIVVLFIALALNLISTTLKIGVKKQLSSELLASSLVADFHLIPAFIFLQVLDNLNIAYVLIIGALIANIFSLALLLIESAKTNDSDY; this is translated from the coding sequence ATGGATTGGGGTAAAGTAATTTTCATTTTTTTTAGTCTGGGAAGCCTGACTTCTACGGCGGGATTTTTATGGGATCCTAACATTGTGGTTTTATTCATTGCGCTAGCTTTAAATCTTATTTCGACAACTTTAAAAATCGGCGTAAAAAAACAACTCTCTTCCGAACTTTTGGCAAGTTCGCTCGTGGCAGACTTTCATTTAATCCCTGCCTTTATCTTTCTGCAAGTTTTAGATAATCTGAATATCGCCTACGTGCTTATTATAGGTGCTTTGATTGCAAATATTTTTTCTCTAGCTCTCTTGCTTATAGAAAGTGCAAAAACAAACGATTCAGACTATTAG
- the secF gene encoding protein translocase subunit SecF, with the protein MEIFKKVKILDFVKYSKYGLILSIFLTIGAFVLLFTKGFTPGIDFAGGSAAQIRYEQNAPIEKVRHLLEANPQFKGVQVSEFGSKNEILVRIPYTQTSADGNLGSEITKLLESTGKFEIRKLDTVGPKVGNELKQKGILSLLLATLAIMIYVSFRYEWRFALAGIVALIHDVIITAASVIVFDIDLNLEVIAALLTLIGYSINDTIIVFDRIREKMLTQRTNNIEEVINDAISSTLSRTLLTSLTVFFVVLTLYLFGGEIIVGFSLPMLIGVVFGTYSSMFVAPKLAIIFGFDIQKYHAKEIKKAKKAQEKKQLRQMYEKGRV; encoded by the coding sequence ATGGAAATTTTCAAAAAAGTCAAGATTTTAGATTTTGTAAAGTATTCCAAATACGGGCTTATTCTTTCTATTTTTCTCACCATCGGCGCATTTGTTCTTTTATTTACCAAAGGCTTTACTCCCGGTATTGATTTTGCTGGTGGCAGTGCCGCTCAAATCAGATACGAACAGAATGCTCCGATTGAAAAAGTCAGACATCTTCTTGAAGCAAACCCTCAATTTAAAGGTGTTCAAGTCAGTGAATTTGGCTCTAAAAACGAAATCTTAGTTAGGATTCCCTATACCCAAACAAGTGCAGACGGCAATCTTGGATCTGAAATTACAAAGCTTTTGGAATCCACAGGAAAATTTGAGATTCGCAAACTTGATACAGTAGGTCCAAAGGTTGGAAACGAATTGAAGCAAAAAGGCATTTTATCCCTTTTGCTTGCCACTTTGGCAATAATGATTTATGTAAGCTTTCGCTATGAATGGCGTTTTGCCCTAGCAGGTATCGTGGCTTTAATCCACGATGTCATCATCACCGCAGCCTCCGTAATCGTTTTTGATATTGATCTGAATCTAGAAGTGATTGCTGCATTGCTGACTTTAATCGGGTATTCTATCAATGATACAATCATTGTATTTGACAGGATCAGAGAAAAAATGCTCACACAGCGCACAAATAATATAGAAGAAGTCATTAACGATGCAATTTCAAGCACCCTTTCACGAACTCTATTAACTTCTCTAACTGTATTTTTCGTGGTTTTGACACTTTATTTGTTTGGGGGTGAAATTATCGTAGGTTTCTCTTTACCAATGCTTATAGGCGTAGTTTTTGGGACTTATAGTTCAATGTTTGTAGCACCAAAATTAGCAATCATTTTTGGGTTTGATATACAGAAATATCACGCCAAAGAAATAAAAAAAGCCAAAAAAGCTCAAGAAAAAAAACAACTGCGACAAATGTATGAAAAAGGTCGAGTTTAA
- the secD gene encoding protein translocase subunit SecD, translating to MKQILNPRLVIFILAIIFGVGLSLPSLFHIKGPQISLGLDLQGGLNLLLGVKTQEAIKSKYSSIASSINYEAKKSNILLDGIHSDSESVTFDLIDTDEASNLSDILNKLDGIKIESNNNHYIITLTPLEEETIKKNAISQAIGTIRNRLDQFGLAEPSVTQQGKEDILVQLPGIKTAEEEQRARDLISKSAHLQMMAVDEERNARVQTMTDLEAQKYGDVILPFANTAEGGEKILLKAVPILDGNMLTDAKVVYDQNHQPVVSFSLDSQGAKIFADFSGANVNKRMAIVLDGKVYSAPVIRERIGGGSGQISGGFSVEQASDLAIALRSGALLAPMQVLEKRSVGPSLGQDSIKASMIALASGFILVVGFMIVYYSMAGVIASVALIVNLFLIIAVMAIFGATLTLPGMAGIVLTVGMAVDANIIINERIREALKAGENIVRAVHLGYINASRAIFDSNITSLIASILLYAYGTGAIKGFAITTGIGIIASIITAIIGTQGFYQAILPKISKTKHLYFWFGINKKD from the coding sequence ATGAAACAAATACTCAACCCAAGATTGGTGATTTTTATTCTTGCTATCATCTTTGGGGTCGGTTTATCTTTGCCCTCTCTTTTTCATATCAAAGGTCCCCAAATTAGTCTTGGACTCGATCTGCAAGGAGGTCTAAATCTTCTTTTGGGCGTTAAAACGCAAGAAGCTATCAAAAGTAAATATTCTTCCATCGCCTCTTCCATCAACTATGAAGCCAAAAAATCAAATATTTTGCTTGATGGCATTCATTCTGATAGTGAAAGTGTGACTTTTGATCTAATAGATACTGATGAAGCTAGTAATCTCTCTGATATATTAAACAAACTTGATGGGATCAAAATCGAATCCAATAACAATCACTATATCATCACCTTAACCCCACTCGAAGAAGAGACTATTAAAAAAAATGCGATTTCTCAAGCCATAGGAACTATTCGTAATCGACTCGATCAATTTGGTCTAGCAGAACCAAGCGTCACCCAACAAGGAAAAGAAGATATTTTAGTCCAACTTCCCGGAATAAAAACTGCTGAAGAAGAGCAAAGAGCTAGGGATCTCATTTCAAAATCTGCGCATTTACAGATGATGGCTGTTGATGAAGAGAGAAATGCACGGGTACAAACAATGACAGATTTGGAAGCTCAAAAATATGGCGATGTGATTTTACCTTTTGCAAACACTGCAGAAGGTGGGGAGAAAATTCTTCTCAAAGCCGTTCCGATTCTAGATGGAAATATGCTTACAGATGCTAAAGTCGTTTATGATCAAAACCATCAGCCTGTAGTCAGCTTTAGCCTAGATTCTCAAGGAGCTAAGATTTTTGCGGACTTTTCGGGAGCCAATGTCAATAAAAGAATGGCCATTGTTTTAGATGGAAAAGTTTATTCTGCTCCTGTAATTCGGGAGCGAATAGGCGGGGGAAGCGGACAAATCAGTGGGGGATTCAGCGTAGAACAGGCAAGTGATTTGGCTATCGCTTTAAGAAGTGGGGCATTATTGGCTCCTATGCAAGTCTTAGAAAAAAGAAGTGTGGGTCCAAGTCTAGGTCAAGATAGCATTAAAGCTTCAATGATAGCCCTTGCAAGTGGTTTCATACTAGTTGTAGGCTTTATGATTGTTTATTACTCAATGGCAGGAGTGATTGCTTCTGTAGCGTTGATTGTAAATTTGTTTTTAATCATTGCAGTAATGGCAATTTTTGGAGCAACACTCACGCTTCCAGGAATGGCAGGAATCGTATTAACCGTTGGAATGGCTGTAGATGCCAATATTATTATCAATGAACGTATCAGAGAAGCTCTGAAAGCAGGAGAAAATATTGTTAGGGCGGTTCATTTAGGCTATATCAATGCCTCTAGGGCTATTTTTGACTCTAACATCACTTCTTTAATCGCCTCAATCTTGTTGTATGCTTATGGAACTGGAGCTATCAAAGGATTTGCGATTACTACAGGAATTGGGATCATTGCCTCAATCATCACAGCAATCATTGGTACGCAAGGTTTTTATCAAGCCATCCTTCCAAAAATTTCCAAAACCAAACACCTTTATTTTTGGTTTGGGATCAATAAAAAGGACTAA
- the yajC gene encoding preprotein translocase subunit YajC, whose translation MQNYKELLTSVLPLVVLFAIFYFFIIRPQRVQQKKHKEMLTNLQKGDKIVAQGGFICEVIKPEDTFFTVKINDETIVKLAKEYVAYKLDDTNSK comes from the coding sequence ATGCAAAATTACAAAGAACTCCTAACATCAGTATTGCCTCTTGTGGTGCTGTTTGCAATCTTTTATTTTTTTATCATTCGACCCCAAAGAGTGCAACAAAAAAAACATAAAGAAATGCTTACAAATCTTCAAAAAGGGGATAAAATCGTAGCTCAAGGTGGTTTTATCTGTGAAGTTATCAAGCCTGAAGATACTTTTTTTACCGTAAAGATCAACGATGAAACCATAGTAAAACTAGCCAAAGAATACGTTGCTTACAAACTTGATGATACAAATTCGAAGTAA
- the nhaA gene encoding sodium/proton antiporter NhaA produces MNNLEKSAQVSLANVFLNFIKSESFGGIFLFISAVLAMIVANSPLSSYYFEFWHTDFGFRLGEYFIGFSIHDWINDVLMALFFLMVGLEIKREILFGELAGFKKAAFPAIAAIGGMIVPGLIYYALNAGTDSYHGFGIPMATDIAFALGVILLLGKKVPIALKVFLVTLAVADDLGAIAVIAIFYTTGLKLGWLIGAAAIIAILIAMNKIGIKNLIPYLILGIFLWFAIHNSGIHATIAAVILAFTIPIKPAKQRKNFSNLIKNLGESFRLKTQETQNLLNEEQINILYSIRSETKSIQSPLGRLEHMLQPWSAYFIMPLFAFANAGVNIGGEIHFDIDHILLGVILGLVIGKPLGIFIVTFLCEKLGIAARPQGVSWGHILGAGMLAGIGFTMSMFVSNLAFSHPESMEVSKIAILLGSLTSGIIGVIYLTLLGSFKAKEN; encoded by the coding sequence ATGAATAATTTGGAAAAATCTGCCCAAGTCAGCCTTGCAAATGTTTTTTTAAATTTTATCAAAAGCGAATCTTTCGGAGGAATTTTTTTATTTATCAGTGCAGTTTTAGCAATGATTGTAGCAAACTCTCCTCTAAGCTCATATTATTTTGAATTTTGGCACACGGATTTTGGTTTTCGCCTTGGTGAATATTTTATTGGATTTTCAATCCACGATTGGATCAATGATGTTTTGATGGCACTATTCTTTTTGATGGTAGGATTGGAAATCAAACGTGAAATCCTCTTTGGAGAGTTGGCAGGGTTTAAAAAAGCTGCCTTTCCTGCAATCGCAGCCATTGGAGGAATGATTGTTCCAGGACTTATCTACTATGCTCTAAATGCAGGTACGGATTCTTATCACGGCTTTGGTATCCCAATGGCAACTGACATTGCATTCGCACTAGGTGTGATTTTACTTTTGGGAAAAAAAGTTCCCATAGCATTGAAAGTATTCTTAGTTACGCTCGCAGTCGCTGATGATTTGGGTGCAATCGCAGTCATTGCAATTTTTTATACAACGGGGCTAAAACTGGGTTGGCTCATAGGCGCAGCAGCTATTATAGCAATCTTGATTGCTATGAACAAAATAGGGATTAAAAATCTCATTCCTTACCTAATTTTAGGTATTTTTCTCTGGTTTGCTATCCATAACAGCGGCATTCACGCCACCATTGCCGCAGTCATCTTAGCCTTTACAATCCCCATCAAACCTGCAAAACAAAGAAAAAATTTTTCAAATTTAATTAAAAATCTCGGCGAATCTTTTCGACTCAAAACGCAAGAAACTCAAAACTTACTCAATGAAGAACAAATCAACATTCTATATTCGATTCGAAGCGAAACAAAATCCATTCAAAGCCCGCTGGGAAGACTAGAGCATATGCTACAACCTTGGAGTGCTTATTTCATTATGCCTCTCTTTGCATTTGCTAATGCTGGGGTAAATATCGGAGGCGAAATCCACTTTGATATCGATCATATTCTCTTAGGGGTCATTTTAGGTCTTGTAATCGGAAAACCTTTAGGTATTTTTATCGTCACTTTTCTTTGTGAAAAATTAGGGATAGCCGCAAGACCCCAAGGAGTCAGCTGGGGACATATCTTGGGAGCAGGAATGCTTGCTGGGATTGGATTTACAATGTCAATGTTTGTTTCAAATCTCGCATTTTCCCATCCTGAATCAATGGAGGTATCAAAAATAGCCATTTTATTGGGATCACTCACTTCAGGAATTATTGGAGTGATTTATCTGACCCTCCTTGGCAGTTTTAAAGCTAAAGAAAATTAA
- the nhaA gene encoding Na+/H+ antiporter NhaA → MEEILKIVKEDQKSQNSAHYIKDRLQKGLHTFIGHESFGGLLLFFCVVLALIVANSEFSNIYFGIWQLEFGGFIGNKNSGITFLSLINDILMSFFFLMVGLEMKREVLYGELAGFKKVGFSVFGALGGMVIPILIYVFFNYNTPSEHGFGVAMSTDTAFALGVILLLGKRVPSVIKIFLVTLAVADDLGAISVIALFYTNTLNLGWLYVSLGLICVLIYLNYTDTKYLSSYMGVGVLLWIAVHNSGIHATVAAVILALSIPGRSNITKTYFMNMMEEWNKINFMTNNGREIHTEQDEEKLGFFASSWKNIKNFIKSSEDAEKKIDMEKISQQVHMLDTIAKYSKYAQNPLIRIEVALQPLCAYFIVPLFAFANAGVRINSSVEFNIDGIFWGTILGLVVGKPIGIILFTYLSEKFNLSIRPKGLSYGHILAAGSLAGIGFTMSMFVANLAYSNPAAIDVSKISILCASLISVILGVILMFLSTKSNKRIDDE, encoded by the coding sequence ATGGAAGAAATACTAAAGATTGTCAAAGAAGATCAAAAATCTCAAAACTCAGCTCACTACATCAAAGACAGGCTCCAAAAAGGGCTTCATACTTTTATCGGGCACGAATCTTTCGGCGGTCTGTTGCTTTTCTTTTGTGTCGTGCTTGCCCTGATTGTAGCAAACTCCGAATTTTCTAATATTTATTTTGGGATTTGGCAGCTTGAATTTGGAGGATTTATTGGAAATAAAAATAGCGGAATTACATTCCTAAGCCTTATCAATGATATTTTAATGTCATTTTTCTTCCTGATGGTCGGATTAGAGATGAAACGTGAGGTTTTATATGGAGAACTGGCTGGCTTTAAAAAAGTCGGATTTTCAGTATTTGGAGCTTTAGGAGGAATGGTTATTCCGATTTTAATTTATGTTTTCTTCAATTACAACACCCCTTCAGAACACGGATTTGGGGTAGCTATGAGTACAGATACTGCATTTGCACTAGGTGTGATTTTGCTTTTGGGCAAACGTGTCCCTTCTGTAATCAAAATCTTTCTAGTTACGCTCGCAGTCGCTGATGATTTGGGTGCAATCAGCGTTATTGCCCTATTTTACACCAACACGCTCAATCTAGGTTGGCTATATGTCTCTCTTGGACTTATTTGCGTACTTATCTATCTGAATTACACCGATACAAAATACCTCTCAAGTTATATGGGTGTAGGAGTTTTGCTCTGGATTGCAGTTCATAATAGCGGTATTCACGCAACAGTAGCAGCTGTAATTTTAGCTCTGAGCATCCCAGGAAGATCCAATATTACCAAAACGTATTTTATGAATATGATGGAAGAATGGAATAAAATCAATTTTATGACCAACAATGGCAGAGAAATACACACCGAACAAGATGAAGAGAAATTGGGATTTTTCGCCTCATCTTGGAAAAACATTAAAAATTTCATCAAATCCAGCGAAGATGCCGAAAAAAAAATAGATATGGAAAAAATCAGCCAACAAGTCCATATGCTCGATACTATTGCGAAGTATTCCAAATACGCCCAAAATCCTCTAATTCGAATCGAAGTAGCTCTTCAGCCTTTGTGTGCCTATTTTATTGTTCCTCTTTTTGCATTTGCAAATGCAGGGGTAAGAATCAACTCAAGTGTCGAATTCAATATTGATGGGATTTTTTGGGGAACAATTTTGGGACTTGTGGTTGGAAAACCCATCGGAATCATTCTTTTTACTTATCTAAGTGAGAAATTCAATCTTTCAATTCGCCCCAAAGGACTTAGCTATGGCCATATCCTTGCAGCCGGTTCGCTAGCTGGAATCGGATTTACAATGTCAATGTTTGTAGCCAATCTTGCTTATAGCAATCCCGCTGCAATAGACGTATCAAAAATTTCAATATTATGTGCCTCTCTGATATCTGTTATATTGGGAGTTATCTTGATGTTTTTAAGTACAAAATCAAATAAAAGGATAGATGATGAATAA
- a CDS encoding RecB-like helicase, with translation MDSKQWLALKASAGSGKTFALAMRYISLLLRGANPNEILTLTFTKKAASEMKKRINENLITLKNGYNAQILIAELKNYGVSEEKIQKNIVQIHQNFLRANTKIMTIDSFLNFILKKFCWYVGVSNRYKIEFEDKEKIYEDFLQSLTENDFKDFLNFCIFKDFNPKTLLDLIFRLDLGHFKLQDYLQELKDVPKDFEILNAAQKIKNIICLNEKASDRAKNAIKTENIKELTKNLKWLEEKSDYHYFKKLQLESLNPEFEALQESLKKYFDYQEQLFFKQLLKFLKLYKKSRKNTTNALSFDSITLKTYELLQNHFERDFFYFRLDDKITHILIDEFQDTSTIQYKILKPLIDEIYAGEGRFEDRSIFFVGDTKQSIYRFRGSNSELFDEASKHIEQKNLEYNYRSSESVISYVNQIFEPKIASYVPQKFPPNKNASTKGYVKICQAQEDIFKEVLKNLEILLEHNIPAEKIAILCFGNDDVLNLKDYLLSQNAKLQIITEANMKLTHQNESKIILHSIAFSKTNLEIHKKSALKLAGLELETNIEMPVQTPSKTPQKFILEVMETFGLYGKAAQKMLEISFDYENLDDFINSIERLEIDFAPEFKKGLQIMTIHKSKGLEFEYVILCDRIKSQKPDTNKLIFEYAGIDLKKIFFKQQEREKTDPVYKNALDKEKELQEKEKINVLYVAFTRAKEGLVVIFQEQKSAFKELDLSPCEFGNLQNLPHQKSEEIKIAPIVVEQKKFGKQEDFIKQDENPQAPIQLDLLFGEALHKALEYGLGYGIKNENILQILNNQFGYHLPQTSITHILDLIGNLKKNDMFKTIISEGLVKSEVSYLYHNALNRIDGIVLDKNGTIIVLDYKSGIKDKEKHKEQVKKYLEFSKTQFGQSQIKAYILYVREKIEFIPVT, from the coding sequence TTGGATTCTAAACAATGGTTAGCCCTAAAAGCATCAGCAGGTAGCGGGAAAACATTTGCGCTCGCAATGAGATATATCAGCCTGCTCTTAAGAGGTGCAAATCCCAATGAAATTCTCACGCTTACTTTCACCAAAAAAGCTGCTTCAGAAATGAAAAAACGTATCAATGAAAATCTTATCACTCTCAAAAATGGATACAACGCCCAAATCCTCATCGCCGAACTCAAAAATTATGGTGTTTCAGAAGAAAAGATTCAAAAAAATATCGTTCAAATACATCAAAATTTTTTAAGAGCAAACACAAAGATTATGACAATTGATTCATTCCTAAATTTCATTCTAAAAAAATTCTGCTGGTATGTAGGAGTGAGCAATCGATACAAAATCGAATTTGAAGACAAAGAAAAAATTTATGAAGATTTTCTCCAATCTCTTACAGAAAATGATTTTAAAGATTTTTTAAATTTCTGCATCTTTAAAGACTTCAACCCAAAAACACTATTGGATTTGATTTTTCGGCTTGACTTAGGACATTTTAAACTCCAAGACTATCTCCAAGAGCTAAAAGATGTTCCAAAAGATTTTGAGATTTTAAATGCCGCTCAAAAAATCAAAAATATCATTTGTCTAAATGAAAAAGCTTCAGACAGGGCAAAAAATGCCATCAAAACCGAAAATATAAAAGAACTCACAAAAAATCTCAAATGGCTTGAAGAAAAAAGCGATTATCATTATTTTAAAAAACTCCAATTGGAATCTTTAAACCCCGAATTTGAAGCACTTCAAGAATCTCTCAAAAAATATTTTGATTATCAAGAGCAATTATTTTTCAAACAGCTTTTAAAGTTTTTAAAACTCTATAAAAAAAGTAGAAAAAATACCACCAATGCCCTAAGTTTTGACTCCATAACACTCAAAACCTACGAACTCCTTCAAAATCATTTTGAACGTGATTTTTTCTATTTCAGACTTGATGACAAAATCACACATATCCTCATTGATGAATTTCAAGATACTAGCACCATCCAATACAAAATCCTCAAGCCCCTCATTGATGAAATTTATGCTGGAGAAGGACGCTTTGAAGATCGAAGTATATTTTTTGTAGGGGATACCAAACAAAGCATTTATCGATTCAGAGGCAGTAACAGCGAACTCTTTGATGAAGCTTCCAAACATATCGAACAAAAAAATCTCGAATACAACTACAGAAGTTCCGAATCTGTAATTTCATATGTCAATCAAATCTTTGAACCCAAAATCGCCTCTTATGTCCCTCAAAAATTCCCGCCTAATAAAAACGCTTCCACGAAAGGATATGTAAAAATATGCCAAGCCCAAGAAGATATTTTCAAAGAGGTTTTAAAAAATCTTGAAATTCTTCTTGAACATAATATTCCTGCTGAAAAAATTGCTATCTTATGCTTTGGCAATGATGATGTTTTAAACCTAAAAGATTATTTATTGAGTCAAAACGCCAAACTCCAAATCATTACTGAAGCCAATATGAAACTGACCCACCAAAATGAATCAAAAATCATTCTACATTCCATAGCCTTTTCAAAAACCAATCTTGAAATCCATAAAAAATCCGCCTTAAAGCTTGCTGGATTAGAGTTGGAAACAAATATAGAAATGCCTGTTCAAACCCCCTCCAAAACGCCTCAAAAATTTATTTTAGAAGTAATGGAAACTTTTGGACTTTATGGCAAAGCTGCACAAAAAATGCTTGAAATCTCTTTTGATTATGAAAATTTAGATGATTTTATCAATAGCATTGAACGCCTTGAAATTGATTTTGCTCCAGAATTTAAAAAAGGGTTGCAAATAATGACCATCCATAAATCCAAAGGTCTTGAGTTCGAATACGTCATTTTATGCGATCGCATCAAATCCCAAAAACCTGACACAAATAAACTTATCTTTGAATATGCAGGCATTGATCTTAAAAAAATATTTTTCAAACAACAAGAACGCGAAAAAACTGATCCTGTTTATAAAAATGCTTTGGACAAAGAAAAAGAATTGCAAGAAAAAGAGAAAATCAACGTTTTATACGTTGCTTTTACACGTGCTAAAGAAGGGTTGGTTGTCATTTTCCAAGAACAAAAAAGTGCTTTTAAAGAACTTGATCTTTCCCCTTGTGAATTTGGGAACTTACAAAATCTTCCCCATCAAAAATCTGAAGAAATTAAAATAGCCCCAATCGTAGTTGAACAAAAAAAATTTGGCAAGCAAGAAGATTTCATCAAGCAAGATGAAAACCCACAAGCTCCTATCCAATTAGATTTACTCTTTGGGGAAGCGTTACACAAAGCGCTTGAATATGGTTTGGGATATGGGATTAAAAATGAAAATATCTTACAGATTTTAAACAACCAATTCGGTTACCACCTGCCACAAACAAGCATCACGCATATCCTTGATCTCATAGGAAATCTTAAAAAAAATGATATGTTTAAAACAATAATCAGCGAAGGTTTGGTAAAATCGGAGGTTTCTTATCTTTATCACAACGCTCTTAACCGAATTGATGGGATTGTCTTGGATAAAAATGGCACTATTATCGTGCTTGATTACAAAAGTGGGATTAAAGATAAAGAAAAGCATAAAGAACAAGTAAAAAAATATCTTGAATTCAGCAAAACCCAATTTGGTCAAAGTCAAATTAAAGCATATATTTTATACGTACGCGAAAAAATAGAGTTTATCCCCGTGACATAG
- a CDS encoding TonB-dependent receptor: protein MRGMEWYRAFVPYRNLTLPQDPKSYIEGKISPETNNYNVGGRLSYKPDEKNYLYFDAIYADQWINNTRPDIYRLSADKNIHARRNNLILTHLGSYAFGKTNTSIQYNATHLISKPVNLKINPAYKEFRGDDIIVNAKLVTTKKEIGKFTFGGRYRFRSIANNIVASNHFFYRNDMSLFIENESAIANSLFLTLSIRENYDPAFGFNTSPSAYLVYNASDSLTFKGGISTGYKTPDANQLTDGIYDYSKSGKAIYGNPNLKPENSMNIEFSILNETTHTNVGLIGFYNLFNNKITSSGTLPQNAPLPKGICQNPKGCQYSINAGNAKTYGTEFFFSLKTIDISFGKIDFDFNYTFTRSLITSGSKKGLPLTNVPKHNMNATLKYSFSKIGFYLRSEYKAKQLYVKSGIATLKDLQNFRTTHPHLGIYYKPYFLLHLGGNYDFTKSIRLNFGIYNLLNHNFVDYTKETEKGKAKWFNNYAYIHQGRRYFVSLNMDF from the coding sequence ATGCGCGGAATGGAATGGTATCGCGCATTTGTGCCTTATAGAAATCTAACCCTCCCTCAAGACCCCAAAAGCTATATTGAAGGCAAGATTTCTCCAGAAACCAATAATTATAATGTAGGCGGGCGACTTTCTTACAAGCCCGATGAGAAAAACTATTTATATTTTGATGCCATTTACGCCGACCAATGGATCAATAATACAAGGCCTGATATTTATCGTCTGAGTGCTGATAAAAATATTCACGCCCGTAGGAATAATCTCATTTTGACCCACTTAGGAAGCTATGCATTTGGAAAAACCAACACTTCCATCCAATACAATGCCACACATTTGATCAGTAAGCCTGTAAATTTAAAAATAAATCCTGCATACAAAGAATTCAGAGGTGATGATATTATTGTGAATGCCAAGCTTGTCACAACAAAAAAAGAGATAGGAAAATTCACATTTGGCGGGCGTTACAGATTCAGAAGCATTGCTAATAATATCGTAGCCTCTAATCATTTTTTCTACCGAAATGATATGAGTTTATTCATCGAAAACGAATCAGCCATTGCAAATAGTTTATTTTTAACTCTTAGCATTAGAGAAAATTATGATCCTGCTTTTGGCTTTAATACTTCTCCTAGTGCTTATCTTGTCTATAATGCAAGCGACTCTCTTACGTTTAAAGGCGGGATTTCCACAGGCTACAAAACACCCGATGCCAATCAACTTACCGATGGCATCTATGACTATAGCAAGAGTGGGAAGGCTATTTATGGAAACCCGAATTTAAAACCTGAAAATTCGATGAATATTGAATTTTCCATCTTGAATGAAACAACTCATACAAATGTCGGACTTATTGGATTTTACAACCTCTTTAATAATAAAATTACGTCTTCAGGAACCTTACCTCAAAACGCTCCTTTACCCAAAGGGATTTGCCAAAATCCTAAAGGCTGTCAATATAGCATCAACGCTGGCAATGCCAAAACTTATGGTACAGAATTCTTTTTTAGCCTCAAAACCATCGATATCAGTTTTGGAAAAATTGATTTTGATTTTAACTATACATTTACACGCTCTTTAATCACTTCAGGCAGCAAAAAAGGACTTCCCTTGACTAATGTCCCAAAACACAATATGAATGCCACCTTGAAATATTCATTTTCAAAAATCGGTTTTTATCTCAGAAGCGAATACAAGGCCAAACAGCTATATGTAAAAAGTGGAATTGCCACACTCAAAGATCTGCAAAACTTTCGAACTACCCACCCCCATCTTGGAATCTATTATAAACCTTATTTTTTACTTCATTTGGGAGGAAACTACGACTTCACAAAAAGCATTCGTTTAAACTTTGGTATCTACAATCTATTAAATCACAATTTCGTAGATTACACAAAAGAAACAGAAAAAGGAAAGGCAAAATGGTTTAACAACTATGCGTATATCCATCAAGGCAGACGCTATTTTGTCAGTTTAAATATGGATTTTTAG
- a CDS encoding TonB-dependent receptor plug domain-containing protein, whose protein sequence is MQEYQLNKSIVSTSKSSQELKDTPASISVITKEQLEAKPVNDIGQAVSLVPGVSIDMDRGQNGAYPISIRGMPAGYTLILIDGKRQDVSAGAFPNAYSDWIFSGFLPPVAMIERIEVIRGPMSTLYGSDAIGGVINIITKKNLQEWGSSFLVETTIEEQKYFGNIYSGNFYARNGMVSRICAL, encoded by the coding sequence ATGCAGGAATACCAATTAAATAAATCCATCGTCTCAACTTCAAAATCCTCTCAAGAACTCAAAGACACTCCTGCCTCAATCTCTGTAATTACCAAAGAACAGCTTGAAGCTAAACCTGTAAATGATATCGGGCAAGCTGTATCTTTAGTGCCAGGCGTCAGTATTGATATGGATAGAGGTCAAAACGGCGCTTACCCTATCTCCATTCGCGGTATGCCTGCAGGATATACGCTTATTTTGATTGATGGAAAAAGGCAAGATGTCTCTGCAGGAGCATTTCCTAATGCTTACAGCGACTGGATATTTTCAGGTTTTCTCCCGCCTGTAGCAATGATTGAACGCATAGAAGTTATCAGAGGACCGATGAGTACCCTATATGGAAGCGATGCAATTGGCGGGGTCATCAATATCATCACCAAAAAAAATTTACAGGAATGGGGCTCAAGTTTTTTGGTTGAAACCACGATTGAAGAACAAAAATACTTTGGCAATATCTATTCGGGGAATTTCTATGCGCGGAATGGAATGGTATCGCGCATTTGTGCCTTATAG